One Streptomyces lincolnensis genomic region harbors:
- the proB gene encoding glutamate 5-kinase, translating into MNSARRIVVKVGSSSLTTASGGLDADRVDALVDVLAKSRSGGEKEIVLVSSGAIAAGLAPLGLRRRPKDLARQQAAASVGQGLLVARYTASFARYGVRVGQVLLTSDDMSRRAHHRNASRTLDKLLAMGALPIVNENDTVATDEIRFGDNDRLAALVAHLVHADLLVLLSDVDGVYDGDPSRPGTSRIAEVRAQAELAGVDIGSAGKAGVGTGGMVTKVEAARIAAAAGIPVVLTSAIHATDALSGGDTGTYFHPADKRSADRLLWLQHASTPQGSLTLDDGAVQAVVQRRKSLLPAGIASVEGEFTAGDPVELRDAEGHAVARGLVNFDAKEIPRLIGRSTRELARELGPAYEREVVHRDDLVILHP; encoded by the coding sequence GTGAACTCGGCTCGCAGGATCGTCGTCAAGGTGGGTTCCTCGTCGCTGACCACCGCCTCGGGCGGCCTGGACGCCGACCGGGTCGACGCGCTCGTCGACGTCCTCGCCAAGAGCCGCAGCGGGGGAGAGAAGGAGATCGTCCTGGTCTCCTCCGGCGCCATCGCGGCCGGACTCGCTCCGCTGGGACTGCGCCGCCGCCCCAAGGACCTGGCCCGCCAGCAGGCCGCCGCCAGCGTCGGCCAGGGACTGCTCGTGGCCCGCTACACCGCCTCCTTCGCCCGCTACGGCGTCCGGGTCGGCCAGGTGCTGCTGACCAGCGACGACATGAGCCGCCGCGCCCACCACCGCAACGCCTCCCGCACCCTCGACAAGCTGCTGGCGATGGGCGCCCTGCCGATCGTCAACGAGAACGACACCGTCGCCACCGACGAGATCCGCTTCGGCGACAACGACCGCCTCGCGGCGCTGGTGGCCCACCTGGTCCACGCCGACCTGCTCGTCCTGCTGTCCGACGTGGACGGTGTCTACGACGGTGACCCCAGCAGGCCGGGGACCTCGCGGATCGCGGAGGTGCGGGCCCAGGCCGAGCTGGCGGGCGTGGACATCGGCAGCGCGGGCAAGGCGGGCGTCGGCACCGGGGGCATGGTCACCAAGGTCGAGGCCGCCCGGATCGCGGCCGCCGCCGGCATCCCCGTCGTGCTGACCAGCGCGATCCACGCGACCGACGCACTGTCCGGCGGGGACACCGGAACCTACTTCCACCCCGCCGACAAGCGCTCCGCCGACCGGCTGCTGTGGCTCCAGCACGCCTCCACCCCGCAGGGCTCCCTCACCCTGGACGACGGTGCCGTGCAGGCGGTCGTACAGCGCCGCAAGTCGCTGCTGCCGGCCGGAATCGCCTCCGTGGAGGGCGAGTTCACCGCGGGCGACCCGGTCGAGCTGCGGGACGCCGAGGGGCACGCGGTGGCCCGCGGGCTGGTCAACTTCGACGCCAAGGAGATCCCGCGGCTGATCGGCCGCTCGACCCGGGAGCTGGCCCGCGAGCTCGGTCCCGCGTACGAGCGCGAGGTCGTGCACCGGGACGATCTGGTGATCCTGCACCCCTGA
- a CDS encoding CDP-glycerol glycerophosphotransferase family protein, which yields MVKALVVAVLAAAFVAQTAAALRPHIPLLLASTAVSLAVEGVLYRWQRGVVSLFAKSQADLTVRHVLRDLLLVVGLLRVGEQDRETAYAPLVAGLLAFYALHCAIQAVSVLVRRTRTLPVITRNIDTSALRLSPAPPALLRRPGPRLLAFGLPSTAGLLATAATGEPAVAAFGIAVSLGLALKGLYDLLLRLLPGRRPAGEQEVLDWFDAWLAEYRPTVGLYFSGGASSAYQANMWLEPLAQLRGRPLIVLRERFMVQKIAATDVPIVCLPKVSTLMRLEQSSLEVLIHPSNSGKTSQVLRIPTLKHTFVNHGESDKLSSCNPYAKAYDEVWVAGPAARERYATAEVGVEDKDVVEIGRPQLDAVRPYAGPPAGDRTTVLYAPTWEGWDGNPGNTSVIEAGENLVRALLADPGVRLLYKPHPLTGSVDARAAAADQRIRELIRAANREERAPKRTAPDGELARLTRELDQLTTASFRASADQTERMLHQGAPEPGRAAAVARATAAWEEAYWAALPAFEHQIVTDVRPALYSCFDQADLLVSDVSSVVSDFLASGKPYAVANTSGLPEDAFRTAFPTAGAAYVLAPDAAGVPELLDAVRHPERDELARERAGLKRRLLGPDEPVSQVRFDHAVQALCASAREHRVRMADRSAAELPAQRKESAPATHA from the coding sequence GTGGTCAAGGCGCTGGTCGTCGCCGTCCTCGCGGCCGCGTTCGTCGCCCAGACCGCCGCGGCCCTGCGCCCGCACATTCCGCTTCTGCTCGCCTCGACGGCCGTCTCGCTGGCCGTCGAGGGGGTCCTGTACCGGTGGCAGCGGGGCGTGGTGTCGCTGTTCGCCAAGTCGCAGGCGGACCTCACGGTGCGGCACGTGCTGCGGGACCTGCTGCTCGTCGTCGGGCTGCTGCGGGTCGGCGAGCAGGACCGGGAGACCGCCTACGCCCCCCTCGTCGCCGGTCTGCTCGCGTTCTACGCGCTGCACTGCGCGATCCAGGCGGTGTCCGTCCTGGTCCGCCGCACCCGCACGCTGCCGGTCATCACCCGGAACATCGACACCTCCGCGCTGCGCCTGTCCCCCGCTCCGCCCGCGCTGCTGCGCCGCCCCGGGCCCCGGCTGCTGGCCTTCGGCCTGCCCTCGACGGCCGGCCTGCTGGCCACGGCGGCCACCGGTGAGCCCGCCGTCGCGGCCTTCGGCATCGCCGTCTCGCTCGGGCTCGCCCTGAAGGGGCTGTACGACCTTCTCCTGCGGCTGCTGCCGGGCCGCCGTCCGGCGGGCGAGCAGGAGGTCCTCGACTGGTTCGACGCGTGGCTGGCCGAGTACCGGCCCACCGTCGGCCTGTACTTCTCCGGCGGGGCGTCCTCGGCCTACCAGGCGAACATGTGGCTGGAGCCCCTCGCACAGCTCCGGGGCCGCCCGCTGATCGTGCTGCGCGAGCGGTTCATGGTGCAGAAGATCGCGGCGACGGACGTGCCGATCGTCTGCCTGCCGAAGGTGTCCACGCTGATGCGCCTGGAGCAGTCCTCGCTGGAGGTCCTCATCCACCCCTCGAACTCCGGCAAGACCTCGCAGGTCCTGCGCATCCCCACCCTGAAGCACACCTTCGTCAACCACGGCGAGAGCGACAAGCTCTCCTCCTGCAACCCGTACGCGAAGGCCTACGACGAGGTGTGGGTGGCCGGTCCGGCGGCGCGCGAGCGGTACGCGACGGCCGAGGTGGGCGTCGAGGACAAGGACGTGGTGGAGATCGGCCGCCCGCAACTGGACGCCGTACGGCCGTACGCGGGCCCGCCGGCCGGTGACCGTACGACGGTGCTGTACGCGCCGACCTGGGAGGGCTGGGACGGCAACCCTGGGAACACCTCGGTGATCGAGGCCGGCGAGAACCTCGTACGGGCGCTGCTCGCCGACCCCGGGGTCCGACTGCTGTACAAGCCGCATCCGCTGACCGGGTCGGTGGACGCGCGGGCGGCGGCCGCCGACCAGCGGATCCGGGAGCTGATCCGGGCGGCGAACCGCGAGGAGCGGGCCCCGAAGCGGACCGCGCCGGACGGTGAACTCGCCCGTCTCACGCGCGAGTTGGACCAGCTCACCACGGCCTCCTTCCGGGCGTCGGCGGACCAGACCGAGCGGATGCTGCACCAGGGGGCGCCCGAGCCGGGGCGGGCGGCGGCGGTGGCGCGGGCCACGGCGGCCTGGGAGGAGGCGTACTGGGCCGCGCTGCCCGCGTTCGAGCACCAGATCGTCACGGATGTCCGGCCCGCGCTGTACTCCTGCTTCGACCAGGCCGACCTGCTGGTCAGTGACGTGTCGAGCGTGGTCAGCGACTTCCTGGCGAGCGGGAAGCCGTACGCGGTGGCGAACACCAGCGGCCTGCCCGAGGACGCGTTCCGCACGGCCTTCCCCACGGCGGGCGCGGCGTACGTGCTGGCCCCGGACGCGGCCGGGGTGCCTGAGCTGCTGGACGCGGTACGGCATCCGGAGCGGGACGAACTGGCGCGGGAGCGGGCCGGGTTGAAGCGGCGGCTGCTCGGGCCGGACGAGCCGGTCTCCCAGGTGCGCTTCGACCACGCCGTACAGGCGCTGTGCGCGTCGGCGCGGGAGCACCGGGTGCGGATGGCGGACCGGTCGGCGGCGGAGCTGCCCGCTCAGCGCAAGGAATCCGCTCCCGCCACACACGCTTGA
- a CDS encoding glycosyltransferase family 2 protein — MTVAQPDVTVVIGAYEAMPYLVECLASVEAQTLDPARIEVVAVDDGSTDGTGEYLEEFAARAPMPVTVIRQDNSGGPSGPRNVGLGKASGRYVFFLDADDRLGPEALARMVAMADENGTDVVLGRVEGVNRKPPGSMWGETLRRTDVYSSNIKFTLSAQKLFRRELLTRHGMRFDESLWTGEDALFTMEAYLRADGVSVLADYTCYYLVGREDGKHVTRTGGYVLRFDSARALMTLLADMLPPGPRRDVLMVRPFLVTLLPQFGPQFLKDDEEVRRHKVELAKPLMDAYWNADVARRLRVDERLRLHLLAAGRPDLLMDVVEFVRAKKEVPAVLEKNGRRLYLGYPHFRDSRAGVPDAVYRAEPREARTFPGYREGRIEIFLRRAGRKARRMLSTRAATPGGRAAAA; from the coding sequence GTGACCGTTGCGCAGCCTGATGTGACCGTGGTCATCGGGGCGTACGAAGCGATGCCCTATCTGGTCGAGTGCCTGGCGTCCGTCGAGGCGCAGACCCTCGACCCGGCGCGCATTGAGGTCGTCGCGGTCGACGACGGTTCGACGGACGGCACGGGCGAGTACCTGGAGGAGTTCGCGGCCCGCGCCCCCATGCCCGTCACGGTGATCCGTCAGGACAACTCCGGCGGCCCCAGCGGCCCCCGCAACGTCGGCCTCGGCAAGGCCTCCGGGCGGTACGTCTTCTTCCTGGACGCCGACGACCGGCTCGGCCCCGAGGCCCTCGCGCGGATGGTCGCCATGGCCGACGAGAACGGCACGGACGTCGTCCTCGGCAGGGTCGAGGGCGTCAACCGCAAGCCGCCGGGGTCGATGTGGGGCGAGACGCTCCGGCGCACCGACGTCTACTCCTCCAACATCAAGTTCACGCTGAGCGCGCAGAAGCTGTTCCGCCGCGAGTTGCTGACCCGGCACGGCATGCGGTTCGACGAGTCCCTGTGGACCGGCGAGGACGCGCTCTTCACGATGGAGGCGTATCTGCGCGCGGACGGCGTCTCCGTGCTCGCCGACTACACCTGCTACTACCTGGTCGGCCGCGAGGACGGCAAGCACGTGACGAGGACCGGTGGCTACGTCCTGCGGTTCGACTCCGCGCGCGCCCTGATGACCCTCCTCGCGGACATGCTTCCCCCGGGTCCCAGACGTGACGTCCTCATGGTCCGTCCGTTCCTCGTCACGCTGCTGCCCCAGTTCGGCCCGCAGTTCCTCAAGGACGACGAGGAGGTCCGGCGGCACAAGGTCGAGCTGGCGAAGCCGCTCATGGACGCCTACTGGAACGCGGACGTGGCCCGCCGTCTCCGGGTCGACGAGCGCCTGCGGCTGCACCTGCTGGCCGCCGGGCGCCCCGATCTCCTCATGGACGTCGTGGAGTTCGTCCGGGCCAAGAAGGAGGTCCCGGCCGTCCTGGAGAAGAACGGCCGCCGCCTCTACCTGGGCTACCCGCACTTCCGCGACTCCCGGGCCGGCGTCCCCGACGCGGTCTACCGCGCCGAACCCCGCGAGGCGCGCACCTTCCCCGGCTACCGGGAGGGCCGGATCGAGATCTTCCTCCGCCGCGCCGGCCGCAAGGCCCGCCGGATGCTGTCCACCCGGGCGGCGACACCGGGCGGCCGGGCCGCGGCGGCCTGA